A portion of the Channa argus isolate prfri chromosome 19, Channa argus male v1.0, whole genome shotgun sequence genome contains these proteins:
- the f3a gene encoding coagulation factor IIIa, giving the protein MMALGLLAALGIVFFFCTHPTSGSYPTAQNVTWKSNNFKTFLTWEPKPSANYSYTVEYSALGMDRQRNLLCIRSSGTWCDLSDSLTDLKACYTADVLSEPPLGASSEIIEFPYTSAPKFCPYKDTNIGKPEFKLEVSEDKRMTTLYVTDPPTALYKDGRHLNIRDIFSKDLEYKVTYRKNKSTGKKVLTSNSSVIEVKNLDRGESYCFNVQVYIPSRSPDKQLGELSLTQCSPDDPTIVTTYSVGVIAAAIFLILLLIGIVIAVIVVCCKHRNKALKNEKEGVPLRDKV; this is encoded by the exons ATGATGGCACTGGGACTACTAGCAGCTCTCGGTATcgtcttttttttctgcacacacCCTACGTCAG GCTCTTATCCCACAGCACAGAATGTCACTTGGAAATCCAACaactttaaaacctttttgacCTGGGAGCCTAAACCTTCAGCTAACTACTCGTACACTGTGGAGTATTCTGC GCTCGGTATGGACAGACAGAGGAATCTTCTCTGCATCCGATCCTCTGGGACCTGGTGCGATTTGTCTGACTCTCTGACCGATCTGAAGGCCTGCTACACAGCCGACGTCCTGTCTGAACCCCCGCTGGGCGCCTCCTCTGAAATCATTGAGTTCCCCTACACCAGCGCACCAAAATTCTGCCCCTACAAAGACA CTAACATTGGCAAACCTGAATTTAAGCTGGAGGTGAGTGAAGACAAACGGATGACCACTCTGTATGTGACTGATCCACCAACCGCTCTGTATAAAGATGGCCGCCACCTGAACATTAGGGATATCTTCTCCAAAGATTTGGAGTACAAAGTCACGTACcgcaaaaataaaagcaccggCAAG AAAGTGTTGACATCTAATAGCAGTGTGATAGAGGTCAAAAATCTGGACCGAGGGGAGAGCTACTGCTTCAATGTCCAGGTGTACATCCCCAGCCGCAGCCCTGACAAACAGCTGGGAGAACTGAGCCTCACCCAGTGCTCCCCTGACGACCCGACTATTGTTACGA CTTATTCAGTGGGTGTAATCGCTGCTGCCATCTTCCTCATCCTGCTGCTGATCGGCATTGTTATTGCTGTCATTGTGGTCTGCTGCAAGCACAGGAATAAAgctctgaaaaatgaaaaagagggaGTTCCACTCCGGGATAAAGTATAA
- the LOC137104544 gene encoding choline transporter-like protein 5-B isoform X3, with translation MFTAWIQGDPRKLIYPTDSHGQLCGQKNTSNADKTILFYFNMLKCSKPEVLINLQCPTTQLCVSKCPDRFESLKDVSKSNNWTYYRQFCKPGLNDQKSASDIIEDEDCPSIIVPSRPFLQRCFPDFKKSKGTLTVANETVFKDSENSETKVSDLKDAATTVSRLLNAKEVGIKICEDYANSWYWILIGLVISMVASFIFILVLRYTGGALLWVIIAGVITAVGYGIWHCYWEYSRLRGKPSTKNVLKNSLQTEGIYLQLSQMWLVFMILLIVIEVVIVIMLIFLRKRLCIAVALLREGNKAIQYIMSTLFYPIITFLLLSICITYCVITAVLLASSGTAVYKVVATDKNCTHANLICNPKTFNDSDIPKTCPKSKCLFAFYGGESVYHRYIIVPHLCNLFVLLWLVNYIIALGQCTLAGAFASYYWALNKSKDIPTCPLYSSFSRAISYHTGSLAFGSLIVSMLQMVGNVLDYLHQKLKGSRNRFTRFLLCCLKCCFWCLEHSIKFINTNAYIMMAIYGKNFCTSSKDAYFLLMRNVIRVTVLDKVTDFLLFLGKLVISGSVGVLAFLFFTHKIPSIQAEVPTLNYYWVPLVTVIFGSYMIAHGFFNVYAMCVDTLFLCFLWDLEVNDGSPERPFYMAQSLRKILNKKKIIK, from the exons ATGTTTACAGCCTGGATCCAAGGAGACCCAAGGAAGTTAATTTATCCAACCGACAGCCACGGACAGCTATGTGGGCAGAAGAACACCTCCAATGC AGACAAAaccatattattttatttcaacatgttaaaatgttccAAACCTGAAGTTTTAATTAACCTCCAGTGCCCAACAACCCAG CTCTGTGTCTCCAAGTGCCCTGACAGATTTGAAAGTCTGAAGGATGTGTCAAAATCCAATAACTGGACTTATTACAGGCAATTCTGTAAGCCAGGTTTGAATGACCAAAAG tcaGCTTCAGACATCATAGAAGATGAAGACTGCCCATCTATAATTGTGCCAAGCAGACCTT TCCTTCAGCGATGTTTTCCTGATTtcaaaaaaagcaaaggaacCTTAACTGTAGCCAATGAGACCGTCTTCAAAGATAGTGAGAATAGTGAGACAAAAGTCAGCGACCTTAAAGATGCTGCCAC AACTGTCTCACGCCTACTAAATGCCAAAGAAGTTGGCATAAAGATCTGTGAGGATTATGCTAATTCCTGGTACTGGATCCTCAT TGGCCTGGTAATAAGCATGGTggccagttttatttttatccttgTGCTGCGTTACACTGGTGGTGCACTTCTGTGGGTCATTATCGCTGGTGTCATCACTGCAGTCGGCTATG GTATCTGGCACTGCTACTGGGAATACAGTAGGCTGAGAGGGAAACCATCTACAAAAAACGTTTTGAAAAACAGCCTCCAGACAGAAGGCATTTACCTTCAACTTAGCCAGATGTGGCTCGTCTTCA TGATCTTACTGATTGTGATTGAGGTGGTCATTGTGATTATGCTGATATTTCTGCGGAAAAGACTTTGCATTGCTGTTGCATTGCTTAGAGAGGGGAACAA GGCCATCCAATACATCATGTCCACTCTCTTCTACCCCATCATCAcctttctccttctttccaTTTGCATCACTTATTGCGTCATCACAGCAGT CTTGTTGGCATCGTCTGGAACTGCAGTCTACAAGGTCGTGGCTACTGATAAAAATTGCACACATGCCAACCTCATTTGCAATCCAAAG ACCTTTAATGACTCAGATATCCCCAAAACATGCCCTAAATCAAAATGCCTGTTTGCCTTCTATGGTGGGGAGAGTGTCTATCACCGCTACATCATAGTGCCCCATCTGTGTAAcctgtttgttttgctctggCTTGTCAACTATATCATTGCCCTGGGTCAATGCACCCTGGCTGGGGCCTTTGCGTCCTACTACTGGGCCCTGAACAAGTCAAAAGACATCCCTACCTGTCCCCTCTATTCCTCATTTAGCAGAGCCATAAG TTATCACACAGGTTCACTCGCTTTCGGTTCTCTGATCGTCTCCATGCTGCAGATGGTTGGAAATGTTCTTGATTACCTACATCAAAAACTGAAAG GTTCCCGAAACCGCTTTACACGATTCTTGCTTTGCTGCCTCAAATGCTGCTTCTGGTGCCTGGAACATTCCATTAAATtcataaacacaaatgcatacatTATG ATGGCAATATATGGGAAGAACTTCTGCACCTCTTCCAAGGATGCTTACTTCCTCTTGATGAGGAATGTTATTCG GGTGACTGTCCTGGACAAAGTGACagactttttacttttcttgggAAAACTGGTTATTTCAGGAAGTGTTG GTGTTCTTGCATTTTTGTTCTTCACACATAAAATACCGTCCATTCAAGCAGAGGTGCCAACCCTAAATTACTACTGGGTCCCTCTTGTG aCAGTGATATTTGGATCCTACATGATAGCACATGgcttttttaatgtatatgCCATGTGTGTGGACACGTTGTTCCTGTGCTTTT TGTGGGATCTAGAGGTGAATGACGGCTCTCCTGAGCGACCCTTCTACATGGCCCAAAGTTTAAGGAAGATCCTCAACAAGaagaaaatcataaaataa
- the LOC137104544 gene encoding choline transporter-like protein 5-B isoform X2, translating to MAKKMDIPSFNWDKKIGNAGEEGKKTETSAKKTKKKGVQQLVRREEISITAIWTPKGPQAPEEPCKFDPNFKGPVHKRNCTDVCCCVIFVIVVLGYIALGTTAWIQGDPRKLIYPTDSHGQLCGQKNTSNADKTILFYFNMLKCSKPEVLINLQCPTTQLCVSKCPDRFESLKDVSKSNNWTYYRQFCKPGLNDQKSASDIIEDEDCPSIIVPSRPFLQRCFPDFKKSKGTLTVANETVFKDSENSETKVSDLKDAATTVSRLLNAKEVGIKICEDYANSWYWILIGLVISMVASFIFILVLRYTGGALLWVIIAGVITAVGYGIWHCYWEYSRLRGKPSTKNVLKNSLQTEGIYLQLSQMWLVFMILLIVIEVVIVIMLIFLRKRLCIAVALLREGNKAIQYIMSTLFYPIITFLLLSICITYCVITAVLLASSGTAVYKVVATDKNCTHANLICNPKTFNDSDIPKTCPKSKCLFAFYGGESVYHRYIIVPHLCNLFVLLWLVNYIIALGQCTLAGAFASYYWALNKSKDIPTCPLYSSFSRAISYHTGSLAFGSLIVSMLQMVGNVLDYLHQKLKGSRNRFTRFLLCCLKCCFWCLEHSIKFINTNAYIMMAIYGKNFCTSSKDAYFLLMRNVIRVTVLDKVTDFLLFLGKLVISGSVGVLAFLFFTHKIPSIQAEVPTLNYYWVPLVTVIFGSYMIAHGFFNVYAMCVDTLFLCF from the exons ATGGCTAAAAAGATGGACATTCCCTCCTTCAACTGGG ATAAGAAGATTGGCAATGcaggagaggaaggaaagaaaacagagacatcagcaaagaagacaaagaagaaagggGTCCAGCAGTTGGTCCGGAGGGAGGAGATATCTATTACAGCAATCTGGACCCCCAAAGGCCCTCAAGctcctg AGGAGCCATGCAAGTTTGACCCAAACTTCAAAGGGCCTGTTCATAAAAG GAACTGCACTgatgtgtgttgctgtgttatCTTCGTGATTGTTGTCCTCGGCTACATCGCTCTGGGTACTACCG CCTGGATCCAAGGAGACCCAAGGAAGTTAATTTATCCAACCGACAGCCACGGACAGCTATGTGGGCAGAAGAACACCTCCAATGC AGACAAAaccatattattttatttcaacatgttaaaatgttccAAACCTGAAGTTTTAATTAACCTCCAGTGCCCAACAACCCAG CTCTGTGTCTCCAAGTGCCCTGACAGATTTGAAAGTCTGAAGGATGTGTCAAAATCCAATAACTGGACTTATTACAGGCAATTCTGTAAGCCAGGTTTGAATGACCAAAAG tcaGCTTCAGACATCATAGAAGATGAAGACTGCCCATCTATAATTGTGCCAAGCAGACCTT TCCTTCAGCGATGTTTTCCTGATTtcaaaaaaagcaaaggaacCTTAACTGTAGCCAATGAGACCGTCTTCAAAGATAGTGAGAATAGTGAGACAAAAGTCAGCGACCTTAAAGATGCTGCCAC AACTGTCTCACGCCTACTAAATGCCAAAGAAGTTGGCATAAAGATCTGTGAGGATTATGCTAATTCCTGGTACTGGATCCTCAT TGGCCTGGTAATAAGCATGGTggccagttttatttttatccttgTGCTGCGTTACACTGGTGGTGCACTTCTGTGGGTCATTATCGCTGGTGTCATCACTGCAGTCGGCTATG GTATCTGGCACTGCTACTGGGAATACAGTAGGCTGAGAGGGAAACCATCTACAAAAAACGTTTTGAAAAACAGCCTCCAGACAGAAGGCATTTACCTTCAACTTAGCCAGATGTGGCTCGTCTTCA TGATCTTACTGATTGTGATTGAGGTGGTCATTGTGATTATGCTGATATTTCTGCGGAAAAGACTTTGCATTGCTGTTGCATTGCTTAGAGAGGGGAACAA GGCCATCCAATACATCATGTCCACTCTCTTCTACCCCATCATCAcctttctccttctttccaTTTGCATCACTTATTGCGTCATCACAGCAGT CTTGTTGGCATCGTCTGGAACTGCAGTCTACAAGGTCGTGGCTACTGATAAAAATTGCACACATGCCAACCTCATTTGCAATCCAAAG ACCTTTAATGACTCAGATATCCCCAAAACATGCCCTAAATCAAAATGCCTGTTTGCCTTCTATGGTGGGGAGAGTGTCTATCACCGCTACATCATAGTGCCCCATCTGTGTAAcctgtttgttttgctctggCTTGTCAACTATATCATTGCCCTGGGTCAATGCACCCTGGCTGGGGCCTTTGCGTCCTACTACTGGGCCCTGAACAAGTCAAAAGACATCCCTACCTGTCCCCTCTATTCCTCATTTAGCAGAGCCATAAG TTATCACACAGGTTCACTCGCTTTCGGTTCTCTGATCGTCTCCATGCTGCAGATGGTTGGAAATGTTCTTGATTACCTACATCAAAAACTGAAAG GTTCCCGAAACCGCTTTACACGATTCTTGCTTTGCTGCCTCAAATGCTGCTTCTGGTGCCTGGAACATTCCATTAAATtcataaacacaaatgcatacatTATG ATGGCAATATATGGGAAGAACTTCTGCACCTCTTCCAAGGATGCTTACTTCCTCTTGATGAGGAATGTTATTCG GGTGACTGTCCTGGACAAAGTGACagactttttacttttcttgggAAAACTGGTTATTTCAGGAAGTGTTG GTGTTCTTGCATTTTTGTTCTTCACACATAAAATACCGTCCATTCAAGCAGAGGTGCCAACCCTAAATTACTACTGGGTCCCTCTTGTG aCAGTGATATTTGGATCCTACATGATAGCACATGgcttttttaatgtatatgCCATGTGTGTGGACACGTTGTTCCTGTGCTTTT GA
- the LOC137104544 gene encoding choline transporter-like protein 5-B isoform X1: MAKKMDIPSFNWDKKIGNAGEEGKKTETSAKKTKKKGVQQLVRREEISITAIWTPKGPQAPEEPCKFDPNFKGPVHKRNCTDVCCCVIFVIVVLGYIALGTTAWIQGDPRKLIYPTDSHGQLCGQKNTSNADKTILFYFNMLKCSKPEVLINLQCPTTQLCVSKCPDRFESLKDVSKSNNWTYYRQFCKPGLNDQKSASDIIEDEDCPSIIVPSRPFLQRCFPDFKKSKGTLTVANETVFKDSENSETKVSDLKDAATTVSRLLNAKEVGIKICEDYANSWYWILIGLVISMVASFIFILVLRYTGGALLWVIIAGVITAVGYGIWHCYWEYSRLRGKPSTKNVLKNSLQTEGIYLQLSQMWLVFMILLIVIEVVIVIMLIFLRKRLCIAVALLREGNKAIQYIMSTLFYPIITFLLLSICITYCVITAVLLASSGTAVYKVVATDKNCTHANLICNPKTFNDSDIPKTCPKSKCLFAFYGGESVYHRYIIVPHLCNLFVLLWLVNYIIALGQCTLAGAFASYYWALNKSKDIPTCPLYSSFSRAISYHTGSLAFGSLIVSMLQMVGNVLDYLHQKLKGSRNRFTRFLLCCLKCCFWCLEHSIKFINTNAYIMMAIYGKNFCTSSKDAYFLLMRNVIRVTVLDKVTDFLLFLGKLVISGSVGVLAFLFFTHKIPSIQAEVPTLNYYWVPLVTVIFGSYMIAHGFFNVYAMCVDTLFLCFLWDLEVNDGSPERPFYMAQSLRKILNKKKIIK, from the exons ATGGCTAAAAAGATGGACATTCCCTCCTTCAACTGGG ATAAGAAGATTGGCAATGcaggagaggaaggaaagaaaacagagacatcagcaaagaagacaaagaagaaagggGTCCAGCAGTTGGTCCGGAGGGAGGAGATATCTATTACAGCAATCTGGACCCCCAAAGGCCCTCAAGctcctg AGGAGCCATGCAAGTTTGACCCAAACTTCAAAGGGCCTGTTCATAAAAG GAACTGCACTgatgtgtgttgctgtgttatCTTCGTGATTGTTGTCCTCGGCTACATCGCTCTGGGTACTACCG CCTGGATCCAAGGAGACCCAAGGAAGTTAATTTATCCAACCGACAGCCACGGACAGCTATGTGGGCAGAAGAACACCTCCAATGC AGACAAAaccatattattttatttcaacatgttaaaatgttccAAACCTGAAGTTTTAATTAACCTCCAGTGCCCAACAACCCAG CTCTGTGTCTCCAAGTGCCCTGACAGATTTGAAAGTCTGAAGGATGTGTCAAAATCCAATAACTGGACTTATTACAGGCAATTCTGTAAGCCAGGTTTGAATGACCAAAAG tcaGCTTCAGACATCATAGAAGATGAAGACTGCCCATCTATAATTGTGCCAAGCAGACCTT TCCTTCAGCGATGTTTTCCTGATTtcaaaaaaagcaaaggaacCTTAACTGTAGCCAATGAGACCGTCTTCAAAGATAGTGAGAATAGTGAGACAAAAGTCAGCGACCTTAAAGATGCTGCCAC AACTGTCTCACGCCTACTAAATGCCAAAGAAGTTGGCATAAAGATCTGTGAGGATTATGCTAATTCCTGGTACTGGATCCTCAT TGGCCTGGTAATAAGCATGGTggccagttttatttttatccttgTGCTGCGTTACACTGGTGGTGCACTTCTGTGGGTCATTATCGCTGGTGTCATCACTGCAGTCGGCTATG GTATCTGGCACTGCTACTGGGAATACAGTAGGCTGAGAGGGAAACCATCTACAAAAAACGTTTTGAAAAACAGCCTCCAGACAGAAGGCATTTACCTTCAACTTAGCCAGATGTGGCTCGTCTTCA TGATCTTACTGATTGTGATTGAGGTGGTCATTGTGATTATGCTGATATTTCTGCGGAAAAGACTTTGCATTGCTGTTGCATTGCTTAGAGAGGGGAACAA GGCCATCCAATACATCATGTCCACTCTCTTCTACCCCATCATCAcctttctccttctttccaTTTGCATCACTTATTGCGTCATCACAGCAGT CTTGTTGGCATCGTCTGGAACTGCAGTCTACAAGGTCGTGGCTACTGATAAAAATTGCACACATGCCAACCTCATTTGCAATCCAAAG ACCTTTAATGACTCAGATATCCCCAAAACATGCCCTAAATCAAAATGCCTGTTTGCCTTCTATGGTGGGGAGAGTGTCTATCACCGCTACATCATAGTGCCCCATCTGTGTAAcctgtttgttttgctctggCTTGTCAACTATATCATTGCCCTGGGTCAATGCACCCTGGCTGGGGCCTTTGCGTCCTACTACTGGGCCCTGAACAAGTCAAAAGACATCCCTACCTGTCCCCTCTATTCCTCATTTAGCAGAGCCATAAG TTATCACACAGGTTCACTCGCTTTCGGTTCTCTGATCGTCTCCATGCTGCAGATGGTTGGAAATGTTCTTGATTACCTACATCAAAAACTGAAAG GTTCCCGAAACCGCTTTACACGATTCTTGCTTTGCTGCCTCAAATGCTGCTTCTGGTGCCTGGAACATTCCATTAAATtcataaacacaaatgcatacatTATG ATGGCAATATATGGGAAGAACTTCTGCACCTCTTCCAAGGATGCTTACTTCCTCTTGATGAGGAATGTTATTCG GGTGACTGTCCTGGACAAAGTGACagactttttacttttcttgggAAAACTGGTTATTTCAGGAAGTGTTG GTGTTCTTGCATTTTTGTTCTTCACACATAAAATACCGTCCATTCAAGCAGAGGTGCCAACCCTAAATTACTACTGGGTCCCTCTTGTG aCAGTGATATTTGGATCCTACATGATAGCACATGgcttttttaatgtatatgCCATGTGTGTGGACACGTTGTTCCTGTGCTTTT TGTGGGATCTAGAGGTGAATGACGGCTCTCCTGAGCGACCCTTCTACATGGCCCAAAGTTTAAGGAAGATCCTCAACAAGaagaaaatcataaaataa